One window of Lytechinus variegatus isolate NC3 chromosome 2, Lvar_3.0, whole genome shotgun sequence genomic DNA carries:
- the LOC121407501 gene encoding uncharacterized protein LOC121407501 isoform X2, giving the protein MPGTESQAIGTRLRTAIEWLRDRWGWIVTVASFVLYFITIGVLYCYGLIFISLQEDFKSSATIIGWIGSLAWAISTLTSPLTAILLRCCQTRIIALLGIIFCSSSLLISSYVTNVYSLFATFSVMYGMGINFAQHSTLCLIYTYFPKQNSTRTISFALTGCQVGLLALNPLMAFFVASKGWRLALRIFSGIVFVPGVISCIILLPPRKKSNALGNPETGQRLAVYRVCKEDQGREDHGNENSSNGNRVQASSGNDDTPTAPGEDASHQIQISTPKDRGDSIPPKNHCSKPAVCKFCVKRKEEDEDREWKGEEGPEIERTAVEMKMSRNPVTYFFSIALATLSLAWTFFNVNLVSYTDSVGITANHGSILLTILAGGEMVGKALLCIFGDHVPIAKVYIIIVCNILSAVISCGMIFCRDFFSMISIAIGIGLMRAIFNTVPFGAGIEIFGTSRTSEASTLAMFSYGSGYLVGSVIPGGIYDLTGSYTLSLVCTASVFALSAIMFMVIPLRKRLHHSLITNCCMVASMI; this is encoded by the exons ATGCCGGGGACGGAGTCACAAGCTATCGGAACCCGGCTGAGGACGGCGATTGAATGGCTAAGAGACCGCTGGGGATGGATCGTCACCGTTGCCTCATTTGTTCTCTACTTTATCACCATTGGTGTCTTGTACTGCTATGGTTTGATTTTTATCAGTTTGCAAGAAGATTTCAAGAGCAGTGCCACAATAATAG GTTGGATTGGATCTCTGGCTTGGGCCATCTCTACCCTGACGAGTCCTTTGACTGCCATCCTCTTGAGATGCTGTCAGACCCGCATCATCGCCCTCCTTGGCATCATCTTCTGTTCCTCTAGTCTCCTCATCTCATCCTATGTCACCAATGTCTACTCACTGTTTGCTACCTTCAGTGTCATGTATGGCATGGGGATCAATTTTGCCCAGCACTCTACGCTCTGCCTCATCTACACCTACTTCCCAAAGCAAAACTCTACAAGAACCATCTCCTTTGCCCTGACAGGATGCCAAGTTG GACTTCTTGCTCTGAATCCGTTGATGGCCTTCTTTGTTGCGTCCAAAGGATGGCGTCTTGCTCTTCGTATATTCAGTGGGATCGTGTTTGTCCCTGGTGTGATCAGTTGCATCATCCTGCTTCCACCCAGGAAGAAGAGCAATGCTTTGGGGAATCCCGAGACTGGTCAACGTCTTGCGGTCTATCGGGTATGCAAGGAGGATCAAGGTCGCGAGGATCATGGCAATGAGAACAGCAGTAATGGCAACCGGGTTCAGGCATCATCAGGGAATGACGATACTCCAACCGCACCGGGGGAAGATGCCAGTCATCAGATTCAGATCTCAACTCCCAAGGACCGAGGAGACTCGATTCCCCCGAAGAACCACTGTTCAAAACCAGCAGTCTGTAAATTTTGCGTGAAGAGGAAAGAAGAGGATGAAGATAGAGAGTGGAAAGGGGAGGAGGGACCCGAGATTGAAAGGACTGCTGTTGAAATGAAGATGTCTAGAAATCCTGTGACGTATTTCTTTTCCATTGCTCTGGCTACACTTTCCCTTGCATGGACCTTCTTCAATGTTAATCTG GTGAGTTACACAGACAGTGTCGGGATCACAGCAAACCATGGCTCCATCCTACTCACTATCTTGGCTGGTGGTGAAATGGTAGGCAAGGCACTCCTCTGCATCTTTGGTGATCATGTTCCCATTGCCAAGGTCTACATAATCATCGTCTGTAATATCCTTTCGGCGGTCATATCTTGCGGTATGATTTTCTGTAGGGATTTCTTCAGTATGATCTCAATAGCTATTG gtATCGGGCTAATGAGAGCCATCTTCAATACTGTGCCGTTTGGAGCTGGTATAGAGATCTTTGGGACTTCCCGAACTTCAGAGGCGTCTACTCTGGCAATGTTCAGCTATGGATCAGGCTATCTTGTAGGATCAGTCATCCCAG GTGGCATCTATGATCTGACTGGTTCCTACACGCTCTCCCTCGTCTGTACTGCAAGTGTCTTTGCCCTATCAGCCATCATGTTCATGGTCATCCCTCTACGCAAACGACTTCATCACTCCCTCATTACCAATTGCTGCATG GTGGCATCTATGATCTGA
- the LOC121407501 gene encoding uncharacterized protein LOC121407501 isoform X1: MPGTESQAIGTRLRTAIEWLRDRWGWIVTVASFVLYFITIGVLYCYGLIFISLQEDFKSSATIIGWIGSLAWAISTLTSPLTAILLRCCQTRIIALLGIIFCSSSLLISSYVTNVYSLFATFSVMYGMGINFAQHSTLCLIYTYFPKQNSTRTISFALTGCQVGLLALNPLMAFFVASKGWRLALRIFSGIVFVPGVISCIILLPPRKKSNALGNPETGQRLAVYRVCKEDQGREDHGNENSSNGNRVQASSGNDDTPTAPGEDASHQIQISTPKDRGDSIPPKNHCSKPAVCKFCVKRKEEDEDREWKGEEGPEIERTAVEMKMSRNPVTYFFSIALATLSLAWTFFNVNLVSYTDSVGITANHGSILLTILAGGEMVGKALLCIFGDHVPIAKVYIIIVCNILSAVISCGMIFCRDFFSMISIAIGIGLMRAIFNTVPFGAGIEIFGTSRTSEASTLAMFSYGSGYLVGSVIPGGIYDLTGSYTLSLVCTASVFVLSAIMFMVIPLRKQLHDYLIKTCLVFKGSRRKVDKDIYEKCSQDGHSATNIKIDYL; this comes from the exons ATGCCGGGGACGGAGTCACAAGCTATCGGAACCCGGCTGAGGACGGCGATTGAATGGCTAAGAGACCGCTGGGGATGGATCGTCACCGTTGCCTCATTTGTTCTCTACTTTATCACCATTGGTGTCTTGTACTGCTATGGTTTGATTTTTATCAGTTTGCAAGAAGATTTCAAGAGCAGTGCCACAATAATAG GTTGGATTGGATCTCTGGCTTGGGCCATCTCTACCCTGACGAGTCCTTTGACTGCCATCCTCTTGAGATGCTGTCAGACCCGCATCATCGCCCTCCTTGGCATCATCTTCTGTTCCTCTAGTCTCCTCATCTCATCCTATGTCACCAATGTCTACTCACTGTTTGCTACCTTCAGTGTCATGTATGGCATGGGGATCAATTTTGCCCAGCACTCTACGCTCTGCCTCATCTACACCTACTTCCCAAAGCAAAACTCTACAAGAACCATCTCCTTTGCCCTGACAGGATGCCAAGTTG GACTTCTTGCTCTGAATCCGTTGATGGCCTTCTTTGTTGCGTCCAAAGGATGGCGTCTTGCTCTTCGTATATTCAGTGGGATCGTGTTTGTCCCTGGTGTGATCAGTTGCATCATCCTGCTTCCACCCAGGAAGAAGAGCAATGCTTTGGGGAATCCCGAGACTGGTCAACGTCTTGCGGTCTATCGGGTATGCAAGGAGGATCAAGGTCGCGAGGATCATGGCAATGAGAACAGCAGTAATGGCAACCGGGTTCAGGCATCATCAGGGAATGACGATACTCCAACCGCACCGGGGGAAGATGCCAGTCATCAGATTCAGATCTCAACTCCCAAGGACCGAGGAGACTCGATTCCCCCGAAGAACCACTGTTCAAAACCAGCAGTCTGTAAATTTTGCGTGAAGAGGAAAGAAGAGGATGAAGATAGAGAGTGGAAAGGGGAGGAGGGACCCGAGATTGAAAGGACTGCTGTTGAAATGAAGATGTCTAGAAATCCTGTGACGTATTTCTTTTCCATTGCTCTGGCTACACTTTCCCTTGCATGGACCTTCTTCAATGTTAATCTG GTGAGTTACACAGACAGTGTCGGGATCACAGCAAACCATGGCTCCATCCTACTCACTATCTTGGCTGGTGGTGAAATGGTAGGCAAGGCACTCCTCTGCATCTTTGGTGATCATGTTCCCATTGCCAAGGTCTACATAATCATCGTCTGTAATATCCTTTCGGCGGTCATATCTTGCGGTATGATTTTCTGTAGGGATTTCTTCAGTATGATCTCAATAGCTATTG gtATCGGGCTAATGAGAGCCATCTTCAATACTGTGCCGTTTGGAGCTGGTATAGAGATCTTTGGGACTTCCCGAACTTCAGAGGCGTCTACTCTGGCAATGTTCAGCTATGGATCAGGCTATCTTGTAGGATCAGTCATCCCAG GTGGCATCTATGATCTGACTGGTTCCTACACGCTCTCCCTGGTCTGTACTGCAAGCGTCTTTGTCCTATCAGCCATCATGTTCATGGTCATCCCGCTCCGGAAACAACTTCACGACTACCTCATCAAGACGTGCCTAGTCTTCAAGGGGTCAAGGAGGAAAGTGGACAAAGATATCTACGAGAAGTGCAGTCAGGATGGTCACTCTGCCACCAACATCAAGATTGATTATCTATAG